The segment AAATTATTGATTAGGTTTACTGTAGTATACATAGAGATCTCTGGCTACATTTTCAGGAACCAAATGCGAGATTTCTCCGCCAAATTGGGCGATTTCTTTCACGGTACTACTACTCAAAAAGCTATATTCTGTCGTTGTCGCCAAGAACACGGTTTCAATTGCTTCTGAGAGGGTTTTATTGGTGTGAGCCATCTGGAGTTCTTTCTCGAAGTCGGATAACACCCGCAACCCCCTGAGTAAGACTCCTGCTTTGTGTAATTTAGCATACTCAACCGTCAACCCGGTGAAACTATCAACCTCCACATTGAGCAGATGTTGGGTACACTCACGGATTTGTTCAACGCGCTTTTCTACTGAAAATACCGGTTTTTTGCTAGTATTGCACAAAACAGCAACAATAACGCGCTCAAACAACATTCCCCCCCGTTCGATGATATCAAGATGACCGAGGGTAATGGGATCAAAACTACCTGGATAAATGGCAATCACCACAGTTTTTTACTGCCATAGAGAGTCCATTACAATCTTAACGCCGTTGGCTATCTTTAAAATCGTTGCTTGGGTCATCTTAATCCATCGCACTACCCAAAAAGTTTAAGTAGGGATCAACCATCACCCCTACATGATAAGGTTTGAAGGATAATGAATGTCCTAGCCTTAATGCGTTATCATGTAGTACAAAAAAACCTAGCGCAAGATATTTTTGTACTGTTTTTTTTAGGATTAATGTCAGGCACAAGCTTGTTTTGAGGATAGATCACTTTCGCTTTATCCCAAAATTCGTCAGGAATGGGTTGACTATCAGGATCATCTAGGGCGTTTTTTTCAATTTCGTCTTCTGACATCGCTTTAACCCTATTCCAGTCGGTCTTACCCGTCATTTTTGCCCATTCATTGCGGGAAACTCTGATCATATTTTCTTCTTTCACGTTCGTTAGCCCTCCTAGCACTAATCAACCGACAAGCTGAACCTCGCCATGTATAGACAACATACAGAATAATACCGTCTAACTGACCTAATAAAATGATTCTAGTTTCGCCTTATTCTTGACGGTTATCTTGTTAGGCACTCTAGTATAAAAAACTGTATCACAAAATATTATAGATAAAAGGTGAGGAAATCCGTACCTTCTAAGATATCATACTAAATACAAACAAACTAAATTAGCGTTTATAATAGTTAAGAATGCTAAATATAGCAACATAATCTCTTCTCAATTCAGGACTTTATCTGTCATGATATTTAATTTTGGTGATACACAAATCAAGTGCCAAGTTATCGAGAAAAGCACCTTTAGTTCTCAACATTCTGGTAGATTGTTGAGAAGTTTATCGATACAAATTGTGAGAGATGGTAAAGATTTACATGAACATTTCCTTTCACTGATCAGGAACACTAAAGAAATTGATTCTCTAGATGAACTAACCAGTGCTTTAAGCCATTGGAAGATAGAAAGTTATTCTTACAGCCATACCGATGGTTCTGCTATTTATTACCACACAATCAAGGTTAAAGAATTTGAATTATTTCAGGTAACATCTTTAGAAGTAGGCGAATTAAGGCTTAGCCCTTATTTTTACAAAGAGTTTTTTGATGGTGATAGCCTTCAAATAGAGGCAAAAGTAATTCTTGATGGAGAAAAACAGGATGTAATTCAAAAACTAATTCAGAACAATGACGAAATTACAGTAATTCGACATGGAATTGATGAACAGCCTCGTTTGATGACCTTAAATCATTCTTACTGGTCAAAAGATGGTAGTCAGGTTAAGCATGGAATTAATTTAGCAGATGTAAATCACAAAAACAAATCTCCTAAATCATTTGACTATTTTGAATATTTAGGCTCGATGGTTGTTAAAACAATGATCAATCAAGCAACAATTGACGTACTATTAACTACTCTGGTTACTAAAGGCATTTTCAGTGATGCTGAAATAGCCAAAATGAATGAAGACATTAGAGAGAAAGCGCGCAATAATTATTACGATTCCTTCCAAGTTACAGACATTGATACTAATTAGGAGTAGGGTGGGCAAATTTTGATATTTTAACATCCTATCCTGAATCATCTCTATTTGCCCACCCTACAAAAGATCACAATTTTTCTGTCGTACTTCTTTGACTAATTCACTAATTTCTTCTAGAGAAAGTTCTTCAGGATCGGGGGGTTGCTGTTCTAAATAACGCCTAAAATAAAAAAGAGACGCGATCGCTCGCGCCTCCCAGACTAAAATTATGACTCAGAAATTACAATTGAGGGACAAATTGTTCCTTCTCAGGAACCTGAGTATACTCCGCCACAATTTGACGAAATTCTTGACCATCAATGGTTTCTTTTTCAATTAACAATTCCACCAAGCGATCGATCACTTCTCGGTTATCCCGCACAATTTTACGCGCTAATTGATGACCCTGTTCTGCTAACGTACGAACTTGCTGATCAATTCGCATCGCCACTTGTTCAGAATATTCCGAACGATTCATCAACCCACCCCCTAGGAACACTTCCCCAGAGGAACTTTCCAAAGATAACGGACCCAACTCACTCATACCAAAGCGAGTCACCATCTGGCGTGCCATCTCGGAAACCTGCTGTAAATCGCCACCAGCACCCGTCGTCACCTCATCATAGCCAAAGACCTCTTCTTCGGCTGCACGACCGCCTAAAGCCCCTGCAATACGCGCCATTAACTGCGCTTTAGTGGTTAACCCTTGTTCCTCATCGGGGGTAAACCAGGTCAACCCTTGCGCTTGTCCACGGGGAATGAGGGTCACTTTCTGTACGGGATCATGGTCTTTTAAAAGGGTTCCGACGATCGCATGGCCGACCTCATGGTAAGCAATTAACCGCTTACTCTTGCTATCAACCAGAGGAGTCCCCTCCATCCCGGCAACGACGCGATCTACTGCATCATCAATCTCTAATAAGGTAATGGCAGGTTTTCGCCGACGGGCGGTTAAAATAGCTGCTTCGTTGAGTAAATTAGCTAAATCTGCCCCACTAAAGCCAGGGGTACGTCGGGCGATCGCCTCAATAGACACATCGGGATCGAGTTTTTTATTACGCGCGTGAACTTCTAGGATTTCGATCCGTCCTTTGAAGTCAGGGGCATCGACAATCACTTGACGGTCAAAACGCCCTGGACGCATCAACGCCGAGTCAAGAACATCGGGGCGGTTAGTGGCAGCAATAATAATAATCCCTGTATTGCCTTCAAAACCGTCCATTTCCGTTAACAATTGGTTCAGGGTTTGCTCCCGTTCATCGTTACCACCGCCGATCCCGGCTCCCCGTTGACGACCTACTGCGTCAATTTCATCGATAAAGATTAAACAAGGGGCATTTTCCTTGGCTTTCTTAAATAAATCGCGGACACGGGATGCACCGACCCCGACGAACATCTCGACAAATTCGGAACCAGAAATGCTAAAGAAAGGTACTCCGGCTTCTCCGGCGATCGCTTTCGCTAAGAGAGTTTTACCGGTCCCTGGAGGTCCTACTAATAGGACTCCCTTGGGAATGCGAGCACCAACGGCGGTAAAGCGTTCGGGTTGTTTGAGAAAGGTTACAACTTCTTGTAATTCTTCTTTGGCTTCGTCAATCCCTGCTACGTCGTCGAACATGATGTCGGTTTTGGCTTCCATTTGGAAACGGGCGCGAGATTTGCCGAAATTCATGGCTTGGCCAGGACCGCCGGGTAAATTGTTAGAACGACGAAAGAGAAAGAATAAAGCCCCAATTAAGAGAATGGGGAAGAGAAGATTGCCTAAAAAGCCCCATAAAGCTCCTTCGTTGCGGATGGGGTGGGATTCTAGAGTAACGTTAGATGCGCGCAATTTAGCGATTAAATCGGGGGAATTAAGGGGTAAATCGACGCGCGATCGCTGAACTCGTTCTTCCAATTCGGGATCAACCGCTTTAACAATAGCAGTCCGTCCGCCTTCATAAAGATCGACGCTAAGAATCCGTCCTGAGTCCAGGTATTCTAAGAATCGTCCGTAGGTCATGCGAGTATTGGCGGTATTGTCCCCCATATTGGCGACAGAGGGGGAAAATGTGCCTTGCCACAGGAAAAAGCCCACCACCAACAAGGGCAGACTCCAGAGTAATAGGGTTTTCCAAGAAATTTTCATTGGTTAGTGTTTCTCTAATTGTTAATCAAAAAAATTGCGCTACTAGGGCAATAGGTGACTTTTGTCAAGTTGCTTAACACAAATATTGTTGTTTATGTGTTAACGGTCGATCTATCTTAATTAAATTTAACGTAATTCTCAGATTTGTGACAACAAGAGTCAGGAGTTAGGAGTTAGGAGTTAGAAGGTAAAAGTTCAACTATCCTCTTGATACCCCCCACACTCCCCATCCTCCCCACACTCCTCTACTTTTCTTTAGGTGCTGTTAAAATATCCCAGGCAGCTTTAGCTGCTTCGTTAAGGCGATCGCCAAATCCTGTTACTTCCTTAACGACAGAATCCCAGTCTTTTTCGACTTCTTTTTGGATCTGTTTAATCGCTTCTTCAATCCGTTCGGGATCAAAGAGTTGGCGACTTTCGATGTCTTGACGCGCTTTGCGGACGGCTTCTAAATAGTTATCACGGGCAAATTCTCCCGCTTTTTGGGCTTCAGAAAAGGCTTTTGTCCTAATGGCTTCGATTAAAGCTGTGGTTTCTTCTTGAATACTTGATTGCGCATCTTTGGGCGGTTCAGGACGGGTAATGGTAGATGACTCATCCACGATTTCGGGTTGAACGGCTTCAATAGCGTCATTTTTAGGAGTATTGGGTTCA is part of the Rippkaea orientalis PCC 8801 genome and harbors:
- a CDS encoding BrnT family toxin, with product MILLGQLDGIILYVVYTWRGSACRLISARRANERERRKYDQSFPQ
- the coaD gene encoding pantetheine-phosphate adenylyltransferase, with amino-acid sequence MIAIYPGSFDPITLGHLDIIERGGMLFERVIVAVLCNTSKKPVFSVEKRVEQIRECTQHLLNVEVDSFTGLTVEYAKLHKAGVLLRGLRVLSDFEKELQMAHTNKTLSEAIETVFLATTTEYSFLSSSTVKEIAQFGGEISHLVPENVARDLYVYYSKPNQ
- the ftsH2 gene encoding ATP-dependent zinc metalloprotease FtsH2, with product MKISWKTLLLWSLPLLVVGFFLWQGTFSPSVANMGDNTANTRMTYGRFLEYLDSGRILSVDLYEGGRTAIVKAVDPELEERVQRSRVDLPLNSPDLIAKLRASNVTLESHPIRNEGALWGFLGNLLFPILLIGALFFLFRRSNNLPGGPGQAMNFGKSRARFQMEAKTDIMFDDVAGIDEAKEELQEVVTFLKQPERFTAVGARIPKGVLLVGPPGTGKTLLAKAIAGEAGVPFFSISGSEFVEMFVGVGASRVRDLFKKAKENAPCLIFIDEIDAVGRQRGAGIGGGNDEREQTLNQLLTEMDGFEGNTGIIIIAATNRPDVLDSALMRPGRFDRQVIVDAPDFKGRIEILEVHARNKKLDPDVSIEAIARRTPGFSGADLANLLNEAAILTARRRKPAITLLEIDDAVDRVVAGMEGTPLVDSKSKRLIAYHEVGHAIVGTLLKDHDPVQKVTLIPRGQAQGLTWFTPDEEQGLTTKAQLMARIAGALGGRAAEEEVFGYDEVTTGAGGDLQQVSEMARQMVTRFGMSELGPLSLESSSGEVFLGGGLMNRSEYSEQVAMRIDQQVRTLAEQGHQLARKIVRDNREVIDRLVELLIEKETIDGQEFRQIVAEYTQVPEKEQFVPQL